The Vulpes lagopus strain Blue_001 chromosome 6, ASM1834538v1, whole genome shotgun sequence genome has a segment encoding these proteins:
- the MTA1 gene encoding metastasis-associated protein MTA1 isoform X5 gives MAANMYRVGDYVYFENSSSNPYLIRRIEELNKTANGNVEAKVVCFYRRRDISSTLIALADKHATLSVCYKTGPGADNGEEGEIEEEMENPEMVDLPEKLKHQLRHRELFLSRQLESLPATHIRGKCSVTLLNETESLKSYLEREDFFFYSLVYDPQQKTLLADKGEIRVGNRYQADITDLLKEGEEDGRDQSRLETKVWEAHNPLIDKQIDQFLVVARSVGTFARALDCSSSVRQPSLHMSAAAASRDITLFHAMDTLHKSVYDVAKAISALVPQGGPVLCRDEMEEWSASEASLFEEALEKYGKDFTDIQQDFLPWKSLTSIIEYYYMWKTTDRYVQQKRLKAAEAESKLKQVYIPNYNKPNPNQISVNNVKAGVVNGAGAPGQSPGAGRACESCYMSPLRILLDILEEIWWLENANPVRWREARTKPQ, from the exons ACGGCCAACGGCAACGTGGAGGCCAAGGTGGTGTGCTTCTACCGGAGGCGGGACATCTCCAGCACCCTCATCGCCCTGGCCGACAAGCACGCCA CCCTGTCTGTCTGCTATAAAACTGGACCAGGGGCCGACAACGGCGAGGAAG GGGAGATCgaggaggagatggagaaccCCGAGATGGTGGACCTGCCCGAGAAGCTCAAGCACCAGCTACGGCACCGGGAGCTGTTCCTGTCCCGGCAGCTGGAGTCGCTGCCCGCCACTCACATCAG AGGGAAGTGCAGCGTCACCCTGCTCAACGAGACGGAGTCACTCAAGTCCTACCTGGAGCGGGAG GATTTCTTCTTCTATTCTCTAGTCTACGACCCCCAGCAGAAGACCCTGCTGGCCGATAAGGGGGAGATCCGCGTGGGAAACCGCTACCAGGCGGACATCACTGACCTGCTGAAGGAAG GTGAGGAGGACGGCCGAGACCAGTCCAGACTGGAGACCAAGGTGTGGGAGGCGCACAACCCGCTCATAGACAAGCAGATCGACCAGTTCCTGGTGGTGGCTCG CTCCGTCGGCACCTTTGCGCGAGCCCTGGACTGTAGCAGCTCCGTCCGGCAGCCCAGCCTGCACATGAGCGCCGCGGCCGCCTCCCGGGACATCACCTTG TTCCATGCCATGGACACACTGCACAAGAGCGTGTACGACGTCGCCAAGGCCATCTCGGCGCTGGTGCCGCAGGGCGGGCCCGTGCTCTGCAGGGACGAGATGGAGGAGTGGTCGGCCTCCGAGGCCAGCCTTTTCGAGGAGGCTCTGGAGAAGTACGGGAAGGACTTCACGGACATTCAGCAAGACTTC ctgccctggaagtCCCTCACCAGCATCATCGAGTACTACTACATGTGGAAGACCACAGACAGATACGTGCAACAG AAACGCTTGAAAGCGGCTGAAGCGGAGAGCAAGTTAAAGCAAGTGTATATTCCCAACTA TAACAAGCCCAACCCGAACCAGATCAGCGTCAATAACGTCAAGGCAGGCGTGGTGAATGGCGCAGGGGCGCCAGGCCAGAGCCCTGGGGCTGGCCGAGCCTGCGAGAGCTGTTACA TGTCGCCTCTGCGCATCTTGCTGGACATATTGGAAGAAATATGGTGGCTTGAAAATGCCAACCCGGTTAGATGGAGAGAGGCCAGGACCAAACCGCAGTAA